From Coturnix japonica isolate 7356 chromosome 1, Coturnix japonica 2.1, whole genome shotgun sequence, the proteins below share one genomic window:
- the FOXM1 gene encoding forkhead box protein M1 isoform X1 gives MRTSPCRPLILKRRKLTLLQKEASSTSGRDENSGHDENAPKQEHSQEYQNDSQCKDKTGCGLQKFPEGIKIMNHPTMPNTQVVAIPANADIQSIIEALTAKGKECGNNGPNKFILISTGGTSRSTGLVLSQHLPSVEEPGTVARTANSQVREKNTSQIPDPAGGSMAWHSGTDSAFAQKQENSSGDTVSSVLDNSLTNIQWLGKMRTEGLTPCSVKQGMEKENQIPLQERMKTEEDSAAVAVPSSSSSWQDSVSERPPYSYMAMIQFAINSTERRRMTLKDIYTWIEDHFPYFKHVAKPGWKNSIRHNLSLHDMFVRETSANGKISFWTIHPDANRCLTLDQVFKMMSVFGGKKKRVLWLLLLELLWDAFILQPLDLGSTSSEHSESQQKQHVADPQKTMGSNSSSKTEPQSARRKMKPLLPRINSYLVPIQFPMSQPLILQPSLKVPLPAAQGTSQNSSETFQSNKRVRIAPKMSLSFEESSSLPMAAVKEASQCDEGLFSPTHSLKETNCQTGEEPSFPEALAIKEEEGSQLGDWLSPFASTITVKEESDLFVPVSAATEKKCFTVLKSPSKGVSDSLVIKRCDRREMSRSRRKQRLALPCSEEPVLIFQESNEFDPLQLGADLPLLQEDQPLENVSQLRCLQGEEGPFKTPVKEMFSKLPVSSTPCKVPATTTTTPPTGGLDPWKSALSAKRGNELDFSPVRTLQLPFTPFQENQDLLDFNSTPLKNPLPESSWELLNTESNDTVHSPLTSSPSLIHKSAKQLPLELPASGFTENRSLMEGLILDTMNDSLSKILLDISFPGLEDENLGTDISWSQLIPEMK, from the exons ATGAGGACCAGCCCTTGCAGGCCCTTAATTctcaaaagaaggaaactgaCCCTTCTACAGAAGGAGGCATCCAGTACTTCAGGAAGAGATGAGAACAGCGGTCACGATGAAAATGCACCTAAGCAGGAACATAGCCAGGAGTACCAAAATGACAGCCAATGCAAAGACAAAACAGGCTGTGGCCTGCAGAAATTCCCAGAGGGAATAAAGATAATGAACCATCCTACCATGCCCAACACGCAAGTGGTGGCCATCCCTGCAAATGCGGATATCCAGAGCATCATAGAGGCCctgacagcaaaaggaaaagaatgtggCAACAATGGGCCCAATAAGTTCATTCTCATTAGCACTGGGGGAACTTCTCGTTCAACAGGTTTGGTGCTATCACAGCACCTTCCCTCAGTGGAGGAACCTGGCACAGTGGCTAGGACTGCAAACAGTCAAGTAAGGGAGAAGAATACATCACAGATACCTGATCCTGCAGGAGGATCAATGGCCTGGCATTCAGGAACTGATTCTGCGTTTGCACAGAAGCAGGAGAACA GCAGTGGCGACAcagtgagctctgtgctggatAATAGTCTCACTAACATCCAGTGGCTGGGGAAGATGAGAACTGAAGGACTAACTCCCTGTTCTGTGAAACAAGGCATGGAGAAGGAGAaccagatccctctgcaggaaAGAATGAAG ACTGAAGaagattctgctgctgttgccgttccctcctcttcttcctcatggCAGGATTCAGTGTCAGAACGACCTCCATACTCCTACATGGCTATGATCCAGTTTGCCATCAACAGCACTGAGAGGAGGCGTATGACTCTGAAAGACATCTATACCTGGATTGAGGATCATTTCCCATATTTTAAGCATGTGGCTAAGCCAGGTTGGAAG AATTCTATTCGGCATAACCTGTCCCTCCATGACATGTTTGTCCGTGAGACATCTGCTAACGGTAAAATCTCATTCTGGACTATTCACCCTGATGCCAACCGTTGCCTAACATTGGACCAAGTGTTTAAG atGATGTCtgtgtttggaggaaaaaagaaaagggtgcTGTGGCTTTTGCTGCTGGAGCTTCTTTGGGATGCATTCATTCTTCAG CCGCTGGACTTGGGGTCAACATCGTCTGAGCACTCTGAATCA cagcaaaagcaacaCGTTGCAGATCCCCAGAAGACCATGGGAAGCAACAGTAGCAGCAAAACCGAACCCCAGAGTGCAC gacGGAAGATGAAGCCTTTGCTTCCTCGGATCAACTCCTACCTTGTTCCAATCCAGTTTCCAATGAGTCAGCCTCTTATCTTGCAGCCTTCTTTGAAGGTTCCTCTACCTGCGGCACAGGGAACATCCCAAAACAGCTCAGAGACCTTCCAGAGCAATAAACGTGTGCGCATTGCTCCAaag atGTCTCTCTCTTTTGAAGAGTCGTCCTCTTTACCCATGGCTGCGGTCAAGGAGGCGAGCCAATGTGATGAAGGATTATTTTCCCCAACACATTCTCTGAAGGAGACCAACTGTCAGACTGGTGAGGAACCATCTTTCCCTGAGGCACTCGCTAttaaggaggaggaaggctcaCAGCTGGGAGACTGGCTGTCCCCTTTTGCTTCAACCATAACTGTAAAGGAAGAGTCAGACTTGTTTGTCCCTGTCTCAGCCGCgacagagaagaaatgtttcactGTGCTGAAGTCACCATCTAAGGGTGTTTCTGACTCACTAGTTATAAAGAGATGTGATAGGCGGGAAATGAGCAGATCCAGAAGGAAACAGCGCCTAGCACTGCCTTGCTCAGAAGAGCCTGTCCTTATCTTTCAGGAGAGCAATGAATTTGATCCTTTACAGTTAGGAGCAGACCTCCCCTTACTGCAGGAAGACCAGCCTCTAGAGAACGTATCACAGCTGAGATGCCTCCAGGGTGAAGAGGGACCTTTTAAAACACCAGTCAAAGAGATGTTCAGCAAATTGCCAGTTTCTTCGACTCCCTGCAAAGTCCCAGCAACTACTACTACTACCCCCCCGACAGGGGGCCTTGACCCCTGGAAGTCTGCATTGTCAGCCAAGAGAGGTAATGAGCTGGATTTCAGTCCGGTGAGAACCCTTCAGCTGCCATTCACACCCTTCCAGGAGAACCAGGACTTGCTGGATTTTAACAGCACCCCCCTTAAAAATCCTCTCCCTGAGTCCTCTTGGGAACTGCTCAATACAGAATCCAATGACACAGTGCACAGCCCCCTCACGAGCTCTCCATCTCTTATTCACAAATCTGCTAAGCAGTTGCCCCTTGAACTGCCAGCCTCTGGTTTTACTGAAAACCGATCACTCATGGAGGGCCTGATTTTGGACACCATGAATGACAGTTTGAGCAAAATCCTTTTAGATATCAGCTTTCCTGGTCTTGAGGATGAAAACTTAGGAACAGACATTAGTTGGTCTCAGCTTATACCTGAAATGAAGTAA